A genomic stretch from Photobacterium atrarenae includes:
- a CDS encoding VOC family protein, which yields MNMNQITLAVHDIDLAVEFYKTLGLVQIVADEHYARFSCPEGESTFSVYLDTEKQGVECRGVVYFEHQQLDELVDDLKSKGLQFTQEPTDQPYLWREASLKDPSGNIIKLYWAGENRLNPPWKLEERA from the coding sequence ATGAATATGAATCAAATCACGTTAGCGGTGCATGATATTGATTTGGCCGTCGAGTTCTATAAAACACTCGGCTTGGTCCAAATCGTTGCTGACGAGCATTATGCTCGGTTTTCTTGCCCTGAAGGGGAGTCGACATTTTCAGTATATTTAGACACGGAAAAGCAAGGGGTCGAATGTCGAGGTGTCGTTTACTTTGAACACCAACAACTTGATGAGCTCGTCGATGACTTGAAATCAAAAGGGCTCCAATTTACCCAAGAGCCGACCGATCAACCCTATCTCTGGCGAGAGGCCTCTTTAAAGGATCCATCGGGAAATATCATCAAGCTTTATTGGGCAGGGGAAAATCGACTCAATCCGCCCTGGAAACTTGAAGAGCGTGCCTAA
- a CDS encoding LysR family transcriptional regulator: MPQIDDLVLFTQVIEHGSFSKVAELNNITKSVVSKRVSKLESELGVQLIYRTTRKLTLTEPGEVLYHRAKDIRQVAHSAFDAVTGYSEALSGHIRMSVPTISGEMLLAEAVSDFCTKHPGMTVEMSLDNEFVDLLSENIDLVIRTGYLEDSSLIARHIFNSRWQICASPGYIEKHGMPMTPKALQHHNCFGYNKQSTGAFDWLFTRNGEIYTVKVAGNFASDNAAALRKAALAGNGLAYLPTCLIYDDLQQGKLVTVLPEHTGKVVGIYAVYPYTRKPAKRIQALIEHIRERYLAIQERF, from the coding sequence ATGCCGCAAATTGACGATCTCGTCCTGTTTACCCAAGTCATCGAGCACGGCTCATTCAGCAAAGTTGCCGAACTGAACAACATCACCAAATCCGTGGTCAGCAAGCGGGTGAGTAAGCTCGAATCCGAGCTGGGCGTCCAGCTGATCTACCGCACCACCCGTAAGCTCACCCTGACCGAGCCGGGTGAAGTGCTGTATCACCGAGCCAAAGATATTCGCCAGGTGGCCCATTCGGCGTTTGATGCCGTCACCGGCTACAGCGAAGCCCTGTCGGGCCATATCCGAATGTCGGTCCCGACCATCTCCGGTGAAATGCTGCTGGCCGAAGCTGTTTCTGATTTCTGCACCAAACATCCGGGCATGACGGTGGAAATGTCGCTGGACAATGAATTTGTCGATTTGCTGTCGGAAAATATCGATCTGGTGATCCGTACCGGTTACCTGGAAGACTCCAGCCTGATCGCCCGGCATATCTTCAACTCGCGCTGGCAGATCTGCGCCTCACCAGGCTATATCGAAAAGCACGGCATGCCGATGACCCCGAAAGCCCTGCAGCATCACAACTGCTTCGGCTACAACAAGCAGAGCACCGGCGCATTTGACTGGTTGTTTACCCGCAACGGCGAGATTTACACCGTCAAAGTGGCCGGAAATTTCGCCTCCGACAATGCCGCTGCCCTGCGCAAGGCCGCACTGGCGGGCAATGGCCTGGCCTATTTGCCCACTTGTTTAATCTACGATGATTTGCAGCAAGGCAAGCTGGTGACAGTATTGCCCGAGCACACCGGCAAAGTGGTGGGGATCTATGCCGTCTACCCATACACCCGCAAACCGGCCAAACGGATCCAGGCGCTGATCGAACACATTCGTGAGCGTTACCTCGCCATTCAGGAGCGGTTCTGA